The proteins below come from a single Ochotona princeps isolate mOchPri1 chromosome 13, mOchPri1.hap1, whole genome shotgun sequence genomic window:
- the LOC101531072 gene encoding acyl-CoA desaturase 1 gives MPAHLLQEVSSSYTNTTATVTTPHSRLPQGAEDKLGKNPLPTEEDIRPEFKDDIYDPSYQDEEGPRPKLQYVWRNIILMALLHIGALYGITLVPSCKFHTWLWGIFYYLVSALGITAGAHRLWSHRTYKARLPLRLFLIVANTMAFQNDVFEWARDHRAHHKFSETDADPHNSRRGFFFSHVGWLLVRKHPAVKEKGGLLDLSDLKAEKLVMFQRRYYKPAVLLMCFILPTFVPWYFWGETFQHSLYVATFLRYALVLNATWLVNSAAHMYGYRPYDKNIQSRENILVSLGAVGEGFHNYHHSFPYDYSTSEYRWHINLTTFFIDCMAALGLAYDRKRVSKAAILARIKRTGDGSHKSG, from the exons ATGCCCGCCCACTTGCTACAAGAG GTCTCCAGCTCCTACACAAACACAACCGCTACTGTCACCACACCCCACTCCaggctcccacagggtgcagaggACAAGCTGGGGAAGAACCCCCTGCCCACCGAGGAAGACATCCGTCCTGAGTTCAAAGATGACATCTATGACCCCAGCTACCAGGACGAGGAGGGCCCCAGGCCCAAGCTCCAGTATGTCTGGAGAAACATCATCCTCATGGCTCTGCTACACATCGGAGCCCTGTATGGGATCACCTTGGTGCCCAGTTGCAAGTTCCACACCTGGCTCTGGG GGATATTCTATTACTTAGTCAGTGCCCTGGGCATCACAGCAGGAGCACACCGTCTGTGGAGCCATAGGACTTACAAAGCCCGGCTGCCCCTGAGACTCTTCCTGATCGTTGCCAACACCATGGCCTTCCAG AATGATGTGTTTGAATGGGCCCGAGACCACCGCGCCCACCACAAGTTCTCAGAAACCGACGCCGATCCCCATAACTCCAGACGTGGCTTCTTCTTCTCTCATGTGGGCTGGCTGCTGGTGCGCAAACACCCGGCCGTCAAGGAGAAGGGCGGGCTGCTGGACCTGTCTGACCTCAAAGCTGAGAAACTGGTGATGTTCCAGAGAAG GTACTACAAACCTGctgtcctgctgatgtgcttcATCCTGCCCACGTTCGTGCCCTGGTATTTCTGGGGTGAAACTTTTCAACACAGCTTGTATGTGGCCACTTTCCTGCGTTATGCTTTAGTGCTCAATGCCACCTGGCTGGTGAACAGCGCTGCCCACATGTATGGATATCGCCCGTATGACAAGAACATTCAATCCCGAGAGAATATCCTAGTTTCTCTGGGAGCTGTGG GTGAGGGCTTCCACAACTACCACCATTCCTTTCCCTATGACTACTCCACCAGCGAGTACCGCTGGCACATCAACCTCACCACATTCTTCATCGACTGCATGGCTGCCCTGGGCCTGGCTTATGACCGGAAGAGAGTATCCAAGGCTGCCATCTTGGCCAGGATTAAGAGGACTGGAGATGGAAGTCACAAGAGTGGCTGA